In Populus alba chromosome 9, ASM523922v2, whole genome shotgun sequence, a genomic segment contains:
- the LOC118053758 gene encoding uncharacterized protein, translating into MSSAQQRTTQTGGFRKTIAWFFVIVGTLYLIYSSHVILNNDRRCLATEENLEHLTNLSTSIQLNEQDSNFESPPPVLSKKSQDHNTELKHIVFGIAASADLWQKRKEYVKVWWRPKQTRGIVWMDRQVRSPSNEGLPQIRISGDTSRFKYSNKKGHRSALRISRVVSETLRLGLKDVRWYVMGDDDTVFIVDNVVKILSKYDHRQLYYVGSSSESHLQNIYFSYSMAYGGGGFAISQPLAQELAKMQDRCIRRYPGLYGSDDRIQACMAELGVPLSKESGFHQYDVYGDLLGLLAAHPVAPLASLHHIDVVQPIFPGMSRAGALQHLFKSVQLDSASIMQQSICYDKNRYWSISVSWGYVVQIWRGVVSPRELETPARTFLNWYRKADYTAYTFNTRPVTKHPCMKPFVFYMSTSKYDRAKKRAIGVYTRRKSPSPYCRWKMASPDRIDSIVVLKRPDTLRWLKSPRRDCCRVLPTNKASTMYLWVGNCRDGEISEFQRP; encoded by the exons ATGTCCTCTGCCCAGCAACGCACGACACAAACTGGAGGCTTCAGAAAAACGATCGCCTGGTTCTTTGTCATTGTCGGCACGCTTTACCTCATCTACTCTTCCCATGTTATCCTAAACAACGATCGCCGGTGTCTTGCGACCGAAGAAAATCTAGAACATCTTACAAACTTGTCCACATCAATCCAGCTAAATGAACAGGACAGTAATTTTGAATCTCCTCCTCCTGTACTTTCTAAGAAATCACAGGATCACAACACTGAGCTTAAACACATTGTTTTCGGGATCGCAGCTTCGGCGGATTTGTGGCAGAAAAGAAAGGAGTACGTAAAGGTGTGGTGGAGGCCGAAGCAGACTAGAGGGATAGTCTGGATGGATAGACAAGTAAGGAGCCCTAGTAATGAAGGGCTGCCTCAGATTAGGATTTCGGGGGACACGTCCAGGTTCAAGTACTCGAATAAGAAAGGACATAGATCGGCTTTGAGGATTTCGAGGGTGGTTTCGGAGACGTTGAGGCTTGGATTGAAGGATGTGAGGTGGTATGTGATGGGCGATGATGATACAGTGTTTATTGTTGATAATGTGGTCAAAATACTTTCGAAATATGATCATAGGCAGCTTTATTACGTTGGGAGCTCGTCAGAGAGTCACCTTCAGAATATATATTTCTCTTATTCCATGGCATACGGAGGAGGTGGTTTTGCTATTAGCCAGCCATTGGCACAAGAGTTGGCAAAGATGCAAGACAGGTGCATTCGGCGGTATCCAGGATTATATGGCAGTGATGACAGAATCCAAGCTTGCATGGCTGAGCTCGGGGTGCCGCTCTCCAAGGAATCTGGGTTTCATCAG TATGATGTATATGGAGACCTTCTAGGGCTTCTGGCAGCCCATCCCGTGGCTCCACTGGCTTCACTTCACCATATCGATGTAGTGCAGCCAATATTCCCTGGCATGAGCCGAGCCGGAGCTCTCCAACACTTGTTCAAGTCAGTGCAGCTTGATTCAGCTAGCATAATGCAACAATCCATCTGCTATGACAAGAACAGGTACTGGTCCATCTCAGTCTCATGGGGCTATGTTGTTCAAATCTGGAGGGGAGTCGTCTCTCCTAGAGAGCTTGAGACTCCGGCAAGAACCTTTCTGAATTGGTATCGAAAAGCTGATTATACTGCATATACATTTAACACAAGGCCCGTGACGAAGCACCCATGTATGAAGCCCTTCGTTTTTTACATGAGCACTTCTAAATATGATCGAGCTAAGAAGCGAGCGATCGGGGTCTACACTCGCCGTAAATCACCATCCCCTTATTGCCGGTGGAAAATGGCATCCCCAGATAGAATTGACTCTATTGTAGTATTGAAGAGGCCGGATACCCTTCGATGGCTCAAG TCACCGAGAAGGGACTGTTGCAGAGTTCTGCCAACAAATAAGGCCTCGACGATGTACTTGTGGGTTGGCAATTGCAGAGATGGTGAGATCAGTGAATTCCAGCGACCataa